The proteins below come from a single Bacteroidota bacterium genomic window:
- a CDS encoding erythromycin esterase family protein, with amino-acid sequence MRALRYVFLFVVPSTILAVSCRTASMPESELNLGFEQRESDNTPSHWYVGGDGYVATLDSSIVHGGRYSLHLKYDHEGADPHSSFGVGTSTFPIAAARGKTIRLSGWIRTKEVTKSAGLWLRVDGPGGVLAFNNMYDSAVNDTRDWKRYSFELPVDTSAININFGVLLNGHGDAWYDDLEIQLDSKPYVEPIPFEATSAQLDWLKQHASPIKTVDAGHGFDDLAVLHNFIGSAKIVGVGEATHGTSEFFRMKHRVLEYLVEKEGFNIFAIEANMPECERINEYVLTGQGDPKKLLAGIYFWTWDTQEVLDMIEWMHAYNASGKGRLQFAGFDMQTARVAADEVESYVKRADPKFSDSVTRAYSIVRDVEDVMWSSDKAKAAVKDWAALAGATEVINHLEANQARYVRSLPSGMVDRMIQNARIVEQAVAEKTAMTGGLRDSCMALNIAWIETHNPGARIMVWAHNGHISKSRGHMGSWLSKRYGTQYVNIGFAFNDGTYTAITQSHGGPMAITASPAKLGSLEYTLHATQLPMFFLNLRDAKPSDPNAAWLTKPLPVRSIGAVEDNMYWTQTLPEEYDGLIYIDHSTASHLLPKF; translated from the coding sequence ATGCGAGCACTCCGCTACGTCTTTCTTTTCGTTGTCCCATCAACCATTCTGGCAGTATCCTGCCGGACGGCTTCCATGCCGGAATCCGAGTTGAACCTCGGATTCGAGCAGCGCGAGTCTGACAATACGCCCTCGCATTGGTATGTCGGTGGGGATGGCTACGTGGCCACGCTGGATAGCTCGATCGTGCATGGTGGCCGCTACAGTCTGCACTTAAAGTACGATCACGAAGGAGCCGATCCGCACAGCAGCTTTGGCGTTGGGACCTCCACATTTCCCATCGCGGCGGCCAGGGGGAAGACCATCCGGCTCAGCGGATGGATCCGCACGAAAGAAGTAACCAAATCCGCCGGCCTCTGGCTTCGGGTCGATGGTCCAGGTGGCGTGCTTGCTTTCAATAATATGTATGACAGTGCCGTCAACGATACGCGCGATTGGAAGCGATACTCTTTCGAATTGCCGGTCGATACCAGCGCGATCAATATCAATTTCGGTGTGCTGTTGAATGGACATGGCGATGCATGGTATGACGATCTGGAGATTCAGCTCGATAGCAAGCCGTATGTTGAACCCATTCCCTTCGAAGCAACATCGGCGCAACTGGACTGGCTCAAGCAGCATGCGAGCCCGATCAAGACGGTCGATGCCGGACATGGCTTCGACGATCTCGCGGTGCTTCATAATTTTATCGGCTCGGCGAAGATCGTCGGAGTGGGCGAGGCCACACACGGGACATCCGAGTTTTTTCGAATGAAGCACCGGGTGCTCGAATACCTCGTCGAAAAAGAGGGCTTCAATATTTTCGCCATCGAAGCAAACATGCCCGAGTGCGAGCGGATTAACGAGTATGTGCTGACGGGTCAGGGCGATCCCAAGAAACTGCTCGCCGGGATTTACTTCTGGACCTGGGACACGCAGGAAGTGCTCGACATGATCGAGTGGATGCACGCGTACAACGCGTCTGGAAAGGGAAGACTTCAGTTTGCCGGATTCGACATGCAGACTGCCCGCGTGGCGGCGGATGAAGTTGAGAGTTACGTGAAACGAGCGGACCCGAAGTTTAGCGATTCGGTCACCAGAGCCTACTCCATCGTTCGCGATGTCGAAGATGTGATGTGGTCGAGCGATAAAGCCAAGGCGGCCGTGAAGGATTGGGCCGCTCTGGCAGGCGCCACTGAAGTAATTAATCATCTCGAAGCGAATCAGGCGCGATATGTGCGATCGTTGCCGAGCGGCATGGTCGACCGGATGATTCAGAATGCGCGCATCGTCGAGCAGGCCGTCGCAGAGAAGACAGCGATGACCGGTGGGCTGCGCGATTCTTGTATGGCACTGAATATTGCCTGGATCGAGACTCACAATCCAGGTGCGCGGATTATGGTGTGGGCGCACAATGGTCACATTTCAAAGTCCCGAGGTCACATGGGTAGTTGGCTAAGCAAGCGGTATGGTACACAGTACGTCAATATCGGATTTGCGTTCAACGATGGTACCTATACGGCCATAACGCAATCACATGGTGGACCGATGGCCATCACCGCTTCGCCGGCGAAATTAGGATCGCTCGAGTATACTCTCCATGCCACGCAGTTACCAATGTTCTTTTTGAACCTGCGTGATGCCAAGCCAAGCGACCCGAACGCCGCGTGGCTTACTAAGCCACTACCTGTGCGCAGCATCGGTGCCGTCGAAGACAATATGTATTGGACGCAGACCCTCCCGGAGGAATACGACGGTTTGATTTACATCGATCACTCAACGGCATCACACCTATTGCCGAAGTTTTAG
- a CDS encoding cysteine synthase has translation MKYANSILDFVGNTPLLKLQRVVSKDLKSTVLVKLEELNPGGSVKDRIGIRMIEDAEKSGRLKPGGTLVEPTSGNTGIGMVLAATQKGYKCVFVMTDKASMERVRYLRAMGAEIVIVSSAAKASSPEYYYNTAVRLSQEIPGAIMLNQYDNPKNPEAHYVSTGPEIWNDTDGEVTHFIAGMGTGGTISGTGRFLKEKNKNIQVVAADPVGSAIKTFKDTNRLVEALPYLVEGVGQERIPANLQLKYIDDIINVQDKDSFMMARRLAREEGILCGGSSGMNVWAALRVAERAPAGSVIVTIICDTGERYLTKHHSDEWLRDKRLLEADRLSIGVLAGMKKSRVEKLVSVSPHDSVREAIGRMDTSGISQLPVIDSEGKSIGSVRESRLMARALEDRAILEQPIIDVMEASFPVVDEMVDTKSCVALLKDSPALLIEEFGRVTGIVTRHDVLEYL, from the coding sequence ATGAAATACGCAAACTCGATCCTCGATTTCGTCGGTAACACACCGTTGCTCAAACTGCAGCGCGTCGTTTCGAAAGACCTCAAAAGCACGGTACTCGTCAAGCTCGAAGAACTCAATCCGGGTGGTTCCGTCAAGGACCGGATCGGTATTCGCATGATCGAGGATGCCGAAAAGTCGGGGCGCCTGAAACCGGGGGGTACGCTCGTCGAGCCGACCAGCGGGAACACCGGTATCGGGATGGTCCTCGCCGCCACTCAGAAAGGCTACAAGTGTGTGTTCGTCATGACGGACAAAGCTTCGATGGAGCGGGTCCGTTACCTGCGTGCAATGGGTGCGGAGATCGTGATCGTTTCGAGCGCCGCAAAGGCAAGTTCACCGGAGTACTATTACAACACAGCGGTTCGGCTGTCGCAGGAAATTCCGGGCGCGATCATGTTGAACCAGTACGATAATCCGAAGAACCCGGAAGCGCATTACGTCTCGACCGGTCCCGAAATTTGGAACGACACTGATGGCGAGGTCACCCACTTCATCGCCGGCATGGGCACGGGCGGGACGATCAGCGGCACCGGCCGATTCTTGAAAGAGAAGAACAAGAATATCCAGGTCGTCGCCGCCGATCCGGTTGGCTCGGCGATCAAGACTTTCAAGGACACCAACCGTCTTGTCGAGGCGCTACCGTATTTAGTCGAGGGTGTCGGGCAGGAGCGTATCCCGGCAAATCTGCAACTTAAGTACATCGACGACATCATCAATGTGCAGGATAAAGATAGTTTCATGATGGCGCGTCGCCTCGCAAGAGAAGAGGGGATTCTCTGCGGCGGATCGTCGGGCATGAACGTGTGGGCTGCACTCCGCGTGGCCGAACGTGCCCCGGCGGGAAGCGTGATCGTCACGATCATTTGCGACACCGGTGAGCGCTATCTCACAAAACACCACTCCGACGAGTGGCTGCGCGATAAGCGATTGCTCGAAGCCGACCGCCTTTCGATCGGTGTGCTGGCGGGGATGAAAAAGTCCCGCGTCGAGAAGCTGGTCAGCGTTTCGCCGCATGATTCGGTCCGCGAGGCAATCGGTCGCATGGATACCTCCGGTATCTCGCAGCTTCCGGTAATCGATTCCGAAGGCAAGTCCATCGGTTCGGTCCGCGAATCCCGGCTTATGGCGCGTGCGCTCGAAGACCGCGCGATACTCGAACAGCCGATCATCGATGTAATGGAAGCGTCATTTCCGGTTGTGGACGAGATGGTCGATACCAAGAGTTGCGTCGCACTGCTGAAGGATTCGCCCGCGCTGCTGATCGAGGAGTTCGGCCGCGTCACCGGCATTGTCACACGGCACGATGTGCTGGAGTATTTGTAG
- a CDS encoding dihydroorotase → MNLLLKNARLIDPSQNRDETGLDIEIRDGKIARIGKGLKSDFDARDLKGAVVAPGFCDMHVHLREPGQEHKETIQSGLNAAMSGGFTAICCMPNTEPPVSDPFVVSFIKEKARGHLVDLAICGTMTKARKGEELAPIASLAEAGVRMISDDGSAVSNAMVMRRVFEYAKMFDLLVTQHCEEHTLTASAPINEGKISTKLGLTGWPSVAEEIIIARDILLAEYVGGVRYHAAHVSTAGSVRLIREAKARGAKVSCEVTPHHFTLTDESIETYGTQAKMNPPLRTQEDINAIIAGLRDGTIDAISTDHAPHAAHDKETDIVSAAFGIIGLETAIPIGLTQLVATGHLTLSEYIVRCSTNPRGLLGLPAIRILEGEPASMTIFAPDDRWRFAESDIRSKSHNTPFVGSEFTGRVIGTLNNGQAFWSRN, encoded by the coding sequence ATGAACCTTCTTCTCAAAAACGCGCGCCTCATCGACCCCTCGCAGAATCGCGACGAGACTGGACTCGACATTGAAATTCGGGACGGCAAGATTGCACGTATTGGCAAAGGTCTTAAGTCGGATTTCGATGCACGCGATCTCAAGGGTGCGGTCGTTGCGCCGGGGTTTTGCGACATGCACGTCCATCTGCGCGAGCCAGGTCAGGAGCACAAGGAGACGATCCAGTCGGGCCTGAATGCGGCGATGTCGGGTGGCTTCACGGCCATCTGCTGCATGCCGAACACCGAGCCGCCGGTCTCAGACCCGTTTGTCGTCAGCTTCATCAAAGAGAAGGCTCGCGGTCACTTAGTCGATCTCGCGATTTGCGGTACTATGACGAAGGCCCGAAAAGGGGAGGAACTTGCCCCGATTGCATCGCTCGCCGAAGCCGGTGTGCGAATGATCTCGGACGATGGCTCAGCCGTCAGTAACGCGATGGTCATGCGGCGCGTCTTCGAGTATGCGAAAATGTTCGACTTGCTCGTGACGCAACACTGCGAAGAGCACACGCTGACAGCCTCGGCGCCGATCAACGAGGGAAAGATTTCGACGAAGCTTGGACTGACCGGATGGCCATCCGTGGCGGAGGAGATTATTATCGCGCGGGATATTCTTTTGGCCGAGTATGTCGGCGGCGTCCGATATCATGCGGCACACGTTAGCACTGCCGGTTCAGTCCGGCTGATCCGCGAGGCCAAAGCGCGCGGCGCCAAAGTGTCCTGCGAAGTGACGCCTCATCATTTCACGCTAACGGATGAATCAATAGAGACCTATGGGACGCAGGCGAAGATGAACCCGCCGTTGCGCACGCAGGAGGACATCAATGCAATCATTGCCGGCCTTCGCGATGGCACAATCGACGCAATCTCGACCGACCACGCTCCGCACGCCGCGCACGACAAAGAGACCGATATTGTAAGTGCGGCCTTCGGAATTATTGGGCTCGAAACAGCAATTCCGATTGGCCTCACACAGCTTGTTGCGACGGGACACCTTACGCTTTCCGAGTACATTGTGCGATGCTCGACGAATCCGCGGGGGTTACTTGGGTTGCCAGCTATTCGGATTCTGGAAGGTGAGCCCGCTTCCATGACGATTTTCGCTCCGGACGATCGGTGGCGCTTCGCGGAGAGTGATATCCGGTCAAAATCCCATAACACGCCTTTTGTCGGTTCGGAATTTACGGGAAGAGTAATTGGGACGCTGAATAATGGGCAAGCTTTCTGGAGCAGAAACTAG
- a CDS encoding aspartate carbamoyltransferase catalytic subunit → MRQDLLTTEHLPAETTQTLLDRSDYYLELLKRPGRWTTPSWAMAKPPPISLRSQEGEPILKGYTIANLFFEASTRTRTSFELAERRLGADVVTLTPAVSSLSKGESVLDTVRVLEAMRLDAIVVRHASAGIPQFLADHLPEHVHVINAGDGAHEHPTQALLDAAEMRTALGALRGKHVAIVGDILHSRVARSNVWLLKSLGARVTFVAPETLMPRDAAEVFGIKTTTNLDEVLPTADAIMMLRIQLERQARGFFPSLEEYRAQYGMTPERMSRSKALILHPGPINHGIELDSETAYGERSLVLRQVKRGVAVRMAVLELLFSITS, encoded by the coding sequence GTGAGGCAAGACCTTCTCACCACGGAGCATCTGCCGGCCGAGACCACCCAAACCCTACTCGACCGAAGCGATTACTATTTAGAGCTTCTAAAACGCCCCGGTCGATGGACCACCCCATCGTGGGCGATGGCCAAGCCCCCTCCTATCTCGCTCCGCTCGCAGGAGGGGGAGCCAATACTTAAAGGCTACACGATTGCGAACCTGTTTTTCGAGGCTTCCACGCGCACCCGGACATCATTCGAGCTTGCCGAGCGGCGGTTAGGCGCGGATGTCGTGACGCTTACACCAGCCGTCAGCAGCCTTTCGAAAGGGGAGTCGGTGCTGGATACCGTTCGGGTGCTCGAAGCGATGCGGTTGGATGCGATCGTCGTGCGCCATGCTTCTGCCGGCATTCCGCAGTTTCTTGCCGATCATCTTCCCGAGCACGTTCACGTTATCAATGCCGGTGATGGCGCGCATGAGCATCCGACACAAGCATTGCTCGATGCCGCCGAAATGCGTACAGCGTTGGGCGCTTTGCGCGGCAAGCACGTCGCGATCGTCGGCGATATTCTCCACTCGCGCGTGGCGCGATCGAATGTCTGGCTGTTGAAGTCGCTGGGCGCCCGAGTGACGTTCGTTGCGCCGGAGACGCTGATGCCGCGCGATGCCGCTGAAGTGTTTGGAATCAAGACCACCACGAATCTGGACGAAGTGCTTCCAACGGCGGACGCGATCATGATGCTTCGAATTCAACTCGAGCGTCAGGCGCGCGGATTCTTCCCGAGTCTTGAAGAGTACCGCGCGCAATACGGCATGACGCCCGAGCGGATGTCACGCTCGAAAGCGCTCATCCTGCATCCGGGACCGATCAACCACGGCATCGAACTCGATAGCGAGACTGCGTACGGTGAGCGTTCGCTGGTGCTGCGTCAAGTCAAGCGGGGCGTGGCCGTGCGCATGGCCGTTCTCGAGTTGCTGTTTTCAATTACGAGTTAG
- the uvrA gene encoding excinuclease ABC subunit UvrA, with translation MIVVRGARVHNLKGVDVDIPREKLVVITGISGSGKSSLAFDTIYAEGQRRYVESLSAYARQFLDMMDRPDVDYIDGLSPAISIEQKTIGSTPRSTVGTVTEIYDFIRLLFARAGTQFCVDCNLPVEKQTIDQIIDALLRQPSGTHITILAPLVRGRKGHYRELFRDTLRQGYTRVRVDGKIQEITDGLEVDRYKLHTIEAVVDRLVLADGIRQRLTDSATTALKMGKGVMTAVIERDKTTSEDMLFSEKYSCPNCGRSYEEPQPNTFSFNSAVSACPRCHGLGEIRDFVLDLIIPDKTKSADDGAIIPFGKPKSNWLWAQVESVYASFGEQVSTAIEKLSPELLDTLMNGSGKTKMTVNWVSGTGRKSLYKTKWAGILETLKYWYGESNSEAQRSWAEEFMAASPCTECNGGRLKSEHLAIRIHGKNVKDVVTQSLVEAVGYFRSLKFEGTKQTIAEPILREIVPRLEFLLQVGLSYLSLDRSARSLSGGESQRIRLATQIGTQLVGVLYILDEPSIGLHQRDNRRLIHSLEQLRDLGNTVIVVEHDREMMESADLLIDIGPRAGEHGGHLVAYGPPEYFRGWSAKSNGTDGAHGTHETHPSQGYFVSGDSPTARYLSGEEQLEIPAERLKPRENATIVLEGATGNNLQSVDLRIPIGTFTCITGVSGSGKSTLINETLAPILNRHFYNSHTVPMPFTKVDGLDLVDKVIEIDQSPIGRTPRSNPATYTGLFTHIRDFFATLPEAKIRGYKVGRFSFNVKSGRCEECEGDGVKKIEMSFLPDVYVTCDVCKGKRYNRETLEVHYKGKSIADVLAMSVTEAEQFFSEIPRIKRKLGGLSGVGLGYIRLGQPAPTLSGGEAQRVKLATELSKLATGKTVYILDEPTTGLHFEDIRHLMHVLLALRARGNTVIVIEHNLDVIKMADWVIDLGPEGGSGGGLIVDEGTPEDVASRFSTSGSHTAFYLRKELGMPID, from the coding sequence ATGATCGTCGTACGGGGTGCGCGCGTGCATAATTTGAAGGGCGTGGATGTCGATATTCCGCGCGAGAAGTTGGTCGTGATTACCGGCATTTCGGGTTCGGGCAAGTCCTCGCTGGCGTTCGACACGATCTACGCCGAAGGCCAGCGCCGTTACGTCGAATCGCTCTCGGCTTACGCGCGGCAGTTCCTCGACATGATGGACCGCCCCGATGTCGATTACATCGACGGCCTCTCGCCGGCCATTTCGATCGAACAAAAGACCATCGGCTCGACTCCGCGCTCGACCGTCGGCACTGTGACCGAAATTTACGACTTCATTCGACTCCTCTTCGCGCGCGCGGGTACGCAGTTCTGCGTTGATTGTAATCTTCCCGTCGAGAAACAGACCATCGACCAGATCATCGACGCTCTCTTGCGTCAGCCATCGGGTACGCATATTACGATCCTTGCGCCGCTCGTTCGTGGGCGCAAGGGACACTACCGCGAGCTGTTCCGCGATACCCTGCGACAAGGTTATACGCGCGTTCGAGTCGATGGGAAGATTCAGGAAATTACGGATGGCCTCGAAGTCGATCGGTACAAGCTGCACACGATCGAGGCTGTCGTTGATCGCCTCGTGCTGGCCGATGGCATCCGCCAGCGATTGACGGACTCCGCCACAACTGCGCTCAAGATGGGTAAGGGCGTGATGACGGCAGTTATCGAACGCGACAAGACTACCTCGGAGGATATGCTCTTTAGCGAGAAGTATAGCTGTCCGAATTGCGGGCGGTCGTACGAAGAGCCGCAGCCGAATACGTTCTCGTTCAACTCGGCGGTGAGCGCGTGTCCGCGCTGCCATGGTCTGGGCGAGATCCGCGACTTCGTGCTGGACCTGATTATTCCGGACAAAACGAAATCCGCGGATGATGGCGCGATAATCCCGTTCGGCAAGCCCAAATCGAACTGGCTCTGGGCGCAGGTCGAATCGGTGTATGCGTCATTCGGCGAGCAAGTCTCGACTGCAATCGAAAAGCTTTCGCCGGAATTGCTCGATACGTTGATGAATGGCTCGGGCAAGACGAAGATGACGGTCAACTGGGTCTCGGGCACGGGACGCAAGAGTCTCTACAAAACCAAATGGGCCGGGATTCTCGAAACGCTGAAATACTGGTACGGCGAGTCGAACTCCGAGGCACAACGGTCGTGGGCCGAGGAGTTCATGGCTGCGAGTCCCTGCACGGAGTGTAATGGCGGACGGCTCAAGTCCGAGCATCTCGCAATCCGCATCCATGGCAAGAACGTAAAGGATGTCGTCACGCAATCACTTGTGGAGGCCGTTGGGTATTTCCGCTCGCTCAAATTCGAAGGCACCAAACAGACGATCGCGGAGCCGATCCTGCGCGAGATTGTCCCACGACTCGAATTCCTTCTGCAAGTCGGACTCAGCTATCTTTCGCTGGACCGCTCGGCGCGTTCGCTTTCAGGCGGCGAGTCGCAGCGTATTCGGCTGGCAACTCAGATCGGCACGCAGCTTGTCGGCGTGCTCTACATTCTGGATGAGCCGAGCATCGGATTGCATCAGCGCGATAACCGGCGGCTCATCCACTCGCTCGAACAACTGCGCGATCTCGGCAACACCGTCATCGTCGTAGAGCACGACCGCGAGATGATGGAGTCCGCCGATCTGTTGATCGATATTGGCCCGCGCGCTGGCGAACATGGTGGGCACCTTGTGGCCTATGGGCCACCGGAATATTTTCGAGGATGGTCCGCGAAGAGCAATGGGACTGATGGGGCGCATGGGACTCATGAGACCCATCCGTCCCAAGGGTATTTCGTTTCAGGCGATTCGCCGACTGCCCGGTATCTTTCTGGCGAGGAGCAACTTGAAATTCCTGCGGAGCGTCTGAAGCCTCGCGAAAACGCGACTATCGTGCTTGAGGGCGCGACCGGCAACAACTTGCAGAGCGTCGATCTGCGAATTCCGATCGGCACGTTCACCTGCATCACTGGAGTATCCGGCAGCGGCAAGTCAACGCTCATCAATGAGACGCTGGCGCCAATTCTGAATCGGCACTTCTACAACTCGCACACCGTCCCGATGCCATTCACGAAAGTGGATGGCCTGGACCTTGTGGACAAAGTAATCGAGATCGATCAGTCCCCGATCGGCCGCACGCCACGCTCGAATCCTGCCACTTACACGGGACTCTTTACGCACATCCGCGATTTCTTCGCAACGCTACCCGAGGCGAAGATTCGCGGCTACAAAGTTGGTCGTTTCTCCTTTAACGTCAAGAGTGGCCGCTGCGAAGAGTGCGAAGGCGATGGCGTCAAGAAGATCGAGATGAGCTTCCTGCCCGATGTCTATGTCACGTGCGATGTCTGCAAAGGCAAGCGCTACAACCGCGAGACGCTGGAAGTGCATTACAAAGGCAAGTCGATCGCGGACGTGCTCGCGATGAGCGTCACTGAAGCCGAGCAGTTCTTCTCGGAGATTCCGCGCATCAAACGCAAACTCGGCGGACTTTCGGGCGTTGGTCTGGGCTATATCCGTCTGGGTCAACCCGCGCCGACGCTTTCCGGCGGCGAGGCGCAACGCGTGAAGCTTGCAACCGAGCTATCCAAACTTGCGACCGGCAAGACCGTCTACATTTTGGACGAACCAACCACCGGTCTCCACTTTGAAGACATCCGCCATCTGATGCATGTGCTGCTCGCACTCCGCGCGCGCGGCAACACTGTCATCGTGATCGAGCATAATCTCGACGTGATCAAGATGGCCGACTGGGTCATCGATCTGGGACCCGAAGGTGGCTCCGGCGGTGGGCTCATCGTCGATGAAGGCACTCCGGAGGATGTTGCCAGCCGCTTCAGCACCAGCGGAAGCCATACGGCTTTCTATCTCAGGAAAGAGCTGGGGATGCCGATCGACTGA
- a CDS encoding TylF/MycF/NovP-related O-methyltransferase has product MKKINIVSLLDQSYKLLGGYDLPLPRKLAYTWELATRYRDVQRHTLLSFEKFSSLYRYLKMSAPIAGSIAELGVYKGGAAKLTATVASNKKVFLFDTFEGMPNEQPIDKHKAGDFQDTSIERVSDLLHGLTNVVFRKGYFPDTAKGLEAERFSFVHIDGDLYQSTLDALQFFYPRMAIGGIIILDDYEWEHCPGVKQAMDEFLVGKPEQPFVRRQYQAVLVKE; this is encoded by the coding sequence ATGAAGAAGATTAACATTGTCTCGCTGCTCGATCAATCATATAAGCTCCTTGGGGGATACGATCTCCCGCTCCCGCGTAAACTTGCATACACCTGGGAATTGGCTACGCGGTATCGTGATGTTCAGCGCCATACTCTTCTGAGCTTCGAGAAATTTTCCTCGCTCTACCGGTATCTGAAGATGAGTGCTCCCATCGCGGGATCGATTGCAGAGTTGGGCGTCTATAAGGGCGGCGCTGCAAAGCTCACTGCAACGGTCGCGTCGAACAAGAAAGTGTTCTTGTTCGACACGTTCGAAGGGATGCCGAACGAGCAACCGATCGACAAGCACAAGGCAGGCGATTTTCAGGATACGTCGATCGAGCGTGTCTCCGACTTACTTCATGGCTTGACGAATGTCGTCTTTCGCAAAGGGTATTTTCCAGACACGGCAAAGGGATTGGAAGCAGAGCGGTTCTCCTTTGTTCACATCGATGGTGATCTCTACCAGTCCACGCTCGATGCACTCCAGTTCTTCTATCCGCGTATGGCGATCGGCGGAATCATCATCCTTGATGACTACGAATGGGAGCACTGCCCGGGGGTAAAGCAGGCAATGGATGAGTTCTTAGTGGGAAAGCCGGAGCAGCCGTTTGTTCGGCGGCAATATCAAGCGGTGCTGGTGAAGGAATAA
- the cyaY gene encoding iron donor protein CyaY produces the protein MSGFARNYDTTIRDLESRLSDLVDAGKDFDFQRKGDVLEIEFSDGERVVITPQSPLEQLWISADFAGHRFNLKDGDWLKEKNDQPLNDFLSRTFSTHLGQFIEL, from the coding sequence ATGTCCGGTTTTGCCCGTAATTACGATACCACCATCCGCGATCTCGAGTCTCGACTGAGCGATCTCGTGGATGCCGGTAAAGACTTCGACTTTCAACGCAAAGGCGATGTCCTCGAAATTGAATTCTCGGATGGCGAGCGGGTCGTCATCACGCCACAGTCGCCGCTCGAACAGTTGTGGATCAGTGCCGACTTCGCCGGTCACCGCTTCAATCTTAAGGATGGCGACTGGCTGAAGGAGAAGAACGATCAGCCGCTCAATGACTTCCTCTCGCGAACGTTCTCAACGCATCTGGGACAGTTTATCGAGCTATAG
- a CDS encoding VOC family protein: protein MHLNLINLKVQDWDRMVLWYQDVLGLTAVYLEPHDKYGQLDAGDVRLSLHSGGVLAEAGVSRLSLQFQVENLLQEIERLESLGCVFFDKQLATGEAYRMAQFRDPEGNAITIYELL, encoded by the coding sequence ATGCACCTCAATCTCATCAATCTCAAAGTCCAGGACTGGGACCGGATGGTCCTGTGGTATCAGGATGTGCTCGGGCTCACCGCGGTCTATCTCGAACCGCACGACAAGTACGGCCAGCTCGATGCGGGTGACGTGCGTCTCTCGCTGCATTCGGGCGGTGTGCTTGCGGAGGCAGGTGTGTCGAGGCTCTCGCTTCAATTTCAAGTCGAGAATCTATTGCAAGAAATCGAGCGATTGGAATCGCTTGGATGTGTCTTCTTCGACAAGCAACTCGCGACCGGCGAAGCCTATCGCATGGCGCAATTCCGCGACCCGGAAGGGAATGCGATCACGATTTACGAACTTCTATAG
- a CDS encoding Uma2 family endonuclease yields the protein MRSLTSSISKSGTGSHDSIRENQTLRKPFFDSNTMYLTTGQPKKIATALDYDRLPEGAPYQLIGGKLMLSPIPSFFHQNIVGELFAELHAFVRQYDLGKVVLSPMDVHLTVVDVYQPDLLFICKENLSQINPNDRIRIVPDLVVEVLSPSTEEQDYVRKRMIYGECGVAEYWIVDPAEHTVEVLLNDQGRFERASFVKEPSELTSPMFPGFSMSLQKLFQH from the coding sequence ATGCGCAGCTTAACCTCATCAATCTCAAAATCCGGAACGGGATCCCATGACTCAATCCGTGAGAACCAAACGCTCAGAAAGCCGTTTTTTGACTCCAATACGATGTACCTCACAACGGGACAACCGAAGAAGATCGCAACGGCCCTCGACTATGATCGATTGCCCGAGGGTGCGCCGTATCAATTGATAGGAGGGAAGCTGATGTTGAGTCCGATCCCATCGTTCTTTCACCAGAATATCGTCGGCGAACTCTTCGCTGAACTTCACGCCTTCGTTAGACAGTACGATCTTGGTAAGGTTGTGCTCTCACCGATGGATGTCCACCTTACGGTCGTGGATGTTTATCAGCCGGACCTGCTCTTCATCTGCAAGGAGAACTTGTCGCAGATCAATCCGAATGACCGAATCCGCATCGTGCCGGACCTTGTCGTCGAGGTGCTTTCTCCCTCGACCGAGGAACAAGACTACGTCAGGAAACGAATGATTTACGGCGAGTGCGGAGTGGCGGAGTATTGGATCGTCGATCCAGCGGAGCATACGGTTGAGGTGTTGCTCAATGACCAGGGCAGGTTCGAACGAGCTTCGTTCGTCAAGGAGCCCAGCGAGCTTACTTCCCCAATGTTCCCGGGCTTCTCTATGAGTCTACAGAAGCTCTTTCAGCATTGA